From one Candidatus Rhodoluna planktonica genomic stretch:
- a CDS encoding putative Ig domain-containing protein — protein MRAKKTLKKIVSGATTALFAITGVVGMQTPAQAAACGGGVLPSVDLVSDPVFYSGLGDGYDANYIAYKVTGGSTAIGNMNVKLENFSGGRITLASAQPATQNFGSVNSGDVKHSYFLAKMTGTATTPQTHEYVVFDGTNERCRGTTTLNASAANPAAGRNNSNKVDSITIGTAPTNVGDTITATVKGQTGTIGNAGTLSFAPISNSAFPADNWALTGVAIKLKQDASWADVAGTVSLANSLFYTGQASNDGYYTATYTFTLKATTTATTQIKPIQYVASGANIVYTGTMPTASASIATTTATPVSPSISPASQTISATTNSAITDSPAFTYAAFNSAPTYTVSPALPTGLTINSATGVISGTPTSASASSPYTVTATSGGQTATATVTISVTDPVQQQNNSTPELDRKVTICHRTHATTNPYVRITVDYNSVNKTKGHMHHDEIFQDQHVYTPGIYKRAKDKLWGDIIPPDRAAINAGVTPRWQPLNWNTPGQAIYNGTAAGCPDKFDAKAYYNALRESGVPVKDIKAEIAELEAEQEAANPTITKTNTNELKYDGTNAKVLEEENDKVTICHRTNSTTNPYRRITVAASSIYKNAGHYGHDEIYDGNHVFDSTVNYPANRKDWGDIIPADPTGKNRWKALNWTTLGQAIYNGTVAGCAEQDSQVVYNLLREEGKSKKEIKADLEKQKNVDDDPKEIDEIKYTGTDPEVEKKEPKEPVTPPNVVIPDQSLSGIVWLDLNRDGLKDPEEPLMKGVTLTVLQLTSVQATPTPASFRASVGETFKRAATVVVQTDANGFYIFPSLGAGDWKVVTTVPEKLEVTYDSQGSAEGEVVSTVPVASHAFTWVGLVPDDPKLNEIIEKAIEDAGEDGTVTISPNGTVTVSKGSVVTTISPSGKVTTKVAGASSGELAATGSDQLAWMIFGLLLASLGAAVFIWQRQQSVRTRR, from the coding sequence ATGCGTGCCAAGAAAACACTGAAGAAAATTGTCAGCGGTGCAACCACTGCTTTGTTTGCGATCACAGGCGTCGTTGGTATGCAGACACCAGCTCAAGCAGCAGCTTGTGGCGGCGGCGTATTGCCTTCGGTCGATCTAGTTTCGGATCCGGTGTTTTACTCTGGCCTCGGCGATGGTTATGACGCGAATTACATCGCCTACAAAGTCACCGGTGGATCAACGGCAATCGGCAATATGAACGTAAAGTTAGAGAATTTTTCCGGCGGCCGCATCACGCTAGCTTCAGCCCAGCCCGCAACCCAAAACTTCGGTTCCGTAAACTCCGGAGATGTAAAGCACTCCTACTTCCTGGCTAAAATGACCGGAACGGCCACAACTCCGCAGACTCACGAGTATGTAGTATTCGACGGAACGAATGAACGATGTCGTGGAACCACTACTTTGAACGCTTCAGCTGCAAACCCAGCAGCCGGCCGCAACAATTCAAACAAAGTTGACTCGATAACTATCGGTACTGCGCCCACGAATGTCGGTGACACGATTACAGCAACTGTCAAGGGGCAAACTGGAACGATTGGTAACGCAGGAACGCTTTCCTTTGCACCAATCTCTAACTCAGCATTTCCTGCTGATAACTGGGCCCTCACCGGCGTCGCTATCAAGTTAAAACAGGATGCTTCGTGGGCTGACGTTGCTGGAACAGTGTCATTGGCGAACAGTCTCTTCTACACAGGCCAGGCCTCGAATGATGGTTACTACACTGCAACCTACACATTTACTTTGAAGGCAACGACCACTGCGACTACGCAGATAAAACCGATTCAGTATGTTGCTTCGGGCGCCAACATTGTCTACACCGGAACTATGCCAACTGCAAGTGCCTCGATTGCAACCACAACCGCAACACCTGTTTCGCCTAGTATCAGCCCGGCAAGCCAGACCATTTCGGCAACCACCAATTCAGCCATTACTGATTCACCCGCATTTACCTATGCTGCTTTCAACAGCGCACCGACATATACGGTCTCACCAGCACTCCCGACAGGCCTGACGATTAATTCAGCCACAGGAGTGATTAGCGGAACACCTACCTCTGCTTCTGCTTCTAGCCCTTATACCGTTACGGCAACTAGTGGGGGTCAAACGGCAACTGCAACCGTAACTATTTCGGTAACTGACCCAGTGCAACAGCAGAACAACTCAACCCCAGAGCTGGACCGAAAGGTTACTATCTGCCACCGTACCCACGCCACCACCAACCCTTATGTGCGAATCACTGTTGACTACAACTCGGTGAACAAGACCAAGGGTCACATGCACCACGATGAAATTTTCCAAGACCAGCACGTTTACACTCCTGGTATTTACAAGCGCGCTAAGGACAAACTCTGGGGCGACATCATTCCACCAGACCGCGCAGCGATTAACGCTGGTGTGACACCTCGTTGGCAGCCATTGAACTGGAACACACCAGGTCAGGCTATTTACAACGGAACCGCAGCTGGTTGCCCCGACAAATTCGATGCCAAGGCCTACTACAACGCTTTGCGCGAATCAGGTGTTCCGGTGAAGGACATCAAGGCTGAAATTGCTGAACTTGAGGCTGAGCAAGAAGCAGCAAACCCAACCATTACTAAGACCAACACCAACGAGCTCAAGTACGACGGTACGAACGCTAAAGTGCTAGAGGAAGAGAACGACAAAGTCACAATTTGTCACCGCACAAACTCGACCACTAACCCATATCGTCGAATCACCGTTGCTGCATCGTCGATTTATAAAAACGCCGGTCACTATGGCCACGATGAGATCTATGACGGCAACCACGTCTTTGACTCAACTGTTAACTATCCAGCCAACCGTAAAGACTGGGGTGACATCATCCCAGCGGACCCAACCGGTAAAAATCGCTGGAAGGCGTTGAACTGGACAACTCTCGGCCAAGCAATCTACAACGGAACCGTTGCGGGCTGTGCCGAACAAGATTCGCAAGTTGTCTACAACCTACTTCGCGAAGAGGGTAAGTCCAAGAAGGAAATCAAGGCTGACCTCGAGAAGCAAAAGAATGTCGACGATGATCCTAAAGAAATCGATGAAATCAAATACACCGGAACCGACCCTGAGGTAGAGAAGAAAGAACCAAAGGAGCCGGTAACGCCGCCAAATGTGGTTATTCCCGACCAATCACTTTCAGGCATTGTTTGGCTTGACCTAAACCGTGATGGTTTGAAAGATCCTGAAGAGCCGCTGATGAAGGGTGTCACGCTAACGGTCCTGCAGTTGACCAGTGTTCAAGCAACACCAACTCCAGCTAGCTTTAGGGCCTCGGTGGGCGAAACCTTCAAACGTGCCGCAACCGTTGTGGTGCAGACCGATGCAAATGGTTTCTACATCTTCCCAAGTTTGGGTGCCGGTGACTGGAAAGTAGTCACCACCGTTCCTGAAAAACTCGAAGTTACCTATGACAGCCAAGGCAGTGCCGAAGGTGAGGTAGTTTCCACCGTTCCAGTAGCGTCGCATGCATTCACCTGGGTTGGTCTTGTGCCAGATGACCCCAAGTTGAACGAAATAATCGAAAAGGCGATTGAGGATGCTGGCGAGGACGGTACTGTAACCATCAGCCCGAACGGTACTGTCACAGTTTCGAAGGGCAGTGTCGTGACTACTATCTCACCAAGTGGCAAAGTGACTACCAAGGTTGCCGGCGCCAGTTCAGGTGAGTTGGCTGCAACCGGTTCTGATCAGTTGGCCTGGATGATTTTCGGATTATTACTGGCCTCGCTTGGTGCTGCTGTATTTATTTGGCAGCGACAGCAATCTGTTCGAACCAGACGATGA
- a CDS encoding alpha-amylase family glycosyl hydrolase, translated as MGSSILVYAERVGGNLGEIEKLLHGPLSDFDGIHVLPFFHPYDGDDAGFDPIDHKIVDPRLGTWADFKRISETHELTADLIVNHASNLSPEFLDWQAKGAASDYDGLFLTFDVVFPNGATEEGITSFYRPRPGMPFTAYEVDGKRRLVWTTFMPSQVDIDIKHPQGQAYLRSVLDALASGGVKVVRLDAVGYAVKTPGTDSFMTAETLKFVEEITELIHSYGMRVLVEVHAHYTQQLDIAPLVDLIYDFQTAPLLLHSYFTGSVDRLDKWFAIRPNNCLNVLDTHDGYGVIDGGPIGERPGLITQDEMANIFRVAEKNTNGHSAVASVIPQWFSLPHQINATLPNIVANDTAYVGMRAVQFFLPGEPQVYYVGLFNGMDDQELFRQTGQGRDVNRHNYTPAEISAALQQPVTQAIIALARVRKAKAFGGSFDWQVTGDSSIMLKWTNGSDTASLEINTAVDAPSLCIKVTEDSVAREFCSVEELAKF; from the coding sequence TTGGGTTCAAGCATTCTCGTTTACGCAGAGCGTGTTGGCGGTAATCTAGGCGAAATTGAGAAGTTGCTGCATGGCCCGCTGTCTGACTTCGACGGCATCCATGTTTTGCCGTTCTTTCACCCCTACGATGGCGATGATGCCGGCTTCGACCCAATCGATCACAAGATTGTTGACCCACGACTAGGCACCTGGGCTGATTTCAAGCGAATCTCAGAAACCCACGAACTCACTGCCGATCTAATCGTCAACCACGCATCAAACCTTTCACCCGAATTTCTTGACTGGCAAGCTAAAGGCGCAGCATCCGATTACGACGGCCTTTTTCTGACCTTTGATGTGGTCTTCCCAAATGGAGCAACTGAAGAGGGCATCACATCTTTTTATCGTCCAAGGCCAGGAATGCCCTTCACCGCCTACGAAGTTGATGGCAAACGCCGCTTGGTCTGGACAACATTTATGCCATCCCAGGTCGACATCGACATAAAGCATCCGCAGGGTCAGGCTTACCTGCGTTCGGTGCTAGATGCATTGGCATCCGGCGGGGTTAAGGTTGTTCGCCTCGATGCTGTTGGCTACGCGGTAAAGACTCCTGGCACCGATTCGTTCATGACCGCAGAAACCCTAAAGTTCGTCGAAGAAATTACCGAACTTATCCACAGTTATGGCATGAGGGTCTTAGTTGAGGTTCACGCTCACTACACTCAACAACTCGACATCGCTCCACTGGTCGACCTCATTTACGACTTTCAGACGGCTCCACTGCTGCTGCACTCATACTTCACCGGCAGTGTTGATCGCCTAGACAAATGGTTCGCAATTCGACCCAACAATTGCCTAAATGTGCTCGACACCCACGATGGCTACGGCGTCATCGACGGCGGTCCAATCGGCGAGCGCCCCGGCCTAATTACCCAGGATGAAATGGCCAACATCTTCAGGGTGGCCGAAAAGAACACCAATGGCCACAGTGCTGTCGCCTCGGTTATTCCGCAGTGGTTCTCGTTGCCGCACCAAATCAACGCAACACTGCCAAACATTGTGGCCAACGACACCGCATATGTTGGTATGCGCGCGGTGCAATTCTTCTTACCCGGTGAGCCTCAGGTTTACTACGTGGGGCTTTTCAACGGCATGGATGACCAGGAACTCTTTAGGCAAACTGGGCAGGGCCGTGATGTCAACCGCCACAACTACACCCCCGCCGAGATTTCTGCCGCTCTACAGCAGCCCGTCACCCAAGCGATTATTGCGCTGGCTAGAGTTCGCAAAGCAAAGGCTTTCGGCGGCTCTTTTGACTGGCAAGTTACCGGAGACTCAAGCATCATGCTCAAGTGGACCAACGGTTCAGACACTGCCTCGCTTGAAATCAATACCGCGGTCGATGCTCCCTCGCTTTGCATCAAAGTGACCGAAGATTCGGTAGCGCGCGAGTTCTGTTCGGTTGAAGAGCTGGCTAAGTTCTAG
- a CDS encoding bacteriorhodopsin-like, producing the protein MNSLSSILDNNQFNLVYNILSLGIASMVFTSIFLFVARERVAPRYRMAVMISGTVTAIAAYHYFRMFDSFNHAFAGAEGNPDLYNVGYRYVDWFLTVPLLLVETVAVLALARAAQRSMLNRLVPAAAAMIALGYPGDAKLDIFGIAPSVWGLLSTLPFLYILYVLFIELGKSLERQSAEVRKKISTLRLVLLATWGVYPISFIFNMNSTGFDPAGFVAREVGYSIADILAKCLFGLIIFSIARIKSAEDDAEFAKNEFRD; encoded by the coding sequence ATGAATTCTCTTTCGTCCATCTTGGACAACAACCAGTTCAACCTTGTTTACAACATCCTCTCCTTGGGTATTGCAAGCATGGTTTTCACCTCAATCTTCTTGTTCGTTGCCCGCGAGCGAGTTGCACCTCGTTACCGCATGGCGGTAATGATTTCGGGCACAGTTACCGCAATCGCCGCCTACCACTACTTCAGAATGTTTGACTCGTTCAACCACGCATTCGCCGGCGCCGAAGGTAACCCAGACCTATACAACGTTGGCTACCGCTACGTTGACTGGTTCCTCACAGTGCCACTGCTATTGGTTGAGACCGTCGCCGTTTTGGCTTTGGCACGCGCAGCCCAGCGTTCAATGTTGAACCGCTTGGTTCCAGCAGCTGCAGCCATGATTGCACTTGGTTACCCAGGTGACGCAAAGCTAGACATCTTTGGCATTGCACCTTCGGTTTGGGGTCTACTTTCGACCTTGCCATTCCTTTACATCCTTTACGTGCTGTTCATCGAGCTTGGCAAGAGCCTTGAGCGTCAGTCAGCAGAGGTTCGCAAGAAGATCTCGACTCTACGTCTAGTGCTTCTAGCAACCTGGGGTGTCTACCCAATCTCGTTCATCTTCAACATGAACTCAACCGGATTCGACCCAGCAGGTTTCGTCGCTCGCGAAGTTGGTTACAGCATCGCCGACATCCTTGCTAAGTGTCTATTCGGTCTAATCATCTTCTCGATCGCACGTATCAAGTCGGCCGAAGATGACGCAGAATTCGCTAAGAACGAGTTCCGCGACTAA
- a CDS encoding nitroreductase, translated as MAKFSAITPEKFSAFAASRRVTRAFSEKQIPEAVLQQVLADGMSAPSWSNTRPFVVAVAQGKVRDELSEEFLRRWDAVSRARAQGKWGLFKLWLKRYGIPTSNKVVGKTYTPDLLPRAQRVGRELYGYIGVERGDAKARDEAWAENYRFFGAPVELFLFNHKSLGKFSATDAALWSQNVMLSAHAHGLGTCPQGAVSGWEDAVREKFDVPDEYELLWGLAIGYPAEAKINNFGAHRMPVEELLIQPKN; from the coding sequence ATGGCTAAATTTTCAGCAATAACCCCCGAAAAGTTTTCTGCATTTGCCGCTTCGCGCCGCGTAACGCGTGCCTTCAGTGAGAAGCAAATTCCTGAAGCGGTATTGCAACAGGTGTTGGCCGACGGTATGAGTGCCCCATCCTGGTCAAATACTCGACCGTTTGTGGTTGCAGTCGCCCAAGGCAAAGTGCGAGATGAGCTGAGTGAAGAATTTTTGCGACGCTGGGATGCGGTTAGCCGAGCTCGAGCCCAGGGTAAATGGGGCCTATTCAAACTTTGGCTAAAGCGCTACGGAATACCAACCAGCAACAAGGTTGTCGGAAAAACTTACACTCCTGATCTGCTGCCCAGAGCGCAACGTGTTGGCCGTGAACTCTACGGCTATATTGGCGTTGAACGGGGTGATGCAAAAGCGCGTGATGAGGCCTGGGCTGAAAATTATCGATTCTTCGGCGCCCCAGTTGAACTCTTTCTGTTTAACCACAAATCGCTGGGCAAATTTTCGGCAACCGACGCAGCTCTGTGGTCGCAGAACGTGATGCTCAGTGCTCATGCCCATGGCCTAGGCACCTGCCCGCAGGGAGCAGTTTCGGGTTGGGAAGATGCCGTTCGCGAAAAGTTTGATGTTCCAGACGAGTATGAGCTGCTCTGGGGTTTAGCCATTGGTTATCCGGCCGAAGCTAAAATCAACAATTTTGGCGCACATCGTATGCCGGTCGAAGAACTGCTGATTCAGCCAAAAAATTAG
- a CDS encoding carbohydrate ABC transporter permease encodes MSTIDSEKAQKFRDRQKVKDNIISIFIGIFALVWLFPIVWTLFSSLRPYKEIRLNGLLSWPQQLNLDNYGEAISRMELPTYFWNTAMITVPAVFLTLLFGSLMAFVVTRYSFKFNVAMLLLFTAGNMLPAQLVFIPVFKMYLAFGDLVGDRRVLYDNPWGVVLIHVAFQMGFATFVLSSYMKTIPKEISESAQVDGASVFTHFFRVMLPLLRPPLASLGVLMTTWIYNDFFWALVLMSTDSKRPITSALGRLQGEFVTDYNLLAAGAMIAAIPTLVVFFILRKQFVSGLTLGATKG; translated from the coding sequence ATGAGCACTATCGATTCAGAAAAAGCTCAAAAGTTCCGCGACCGTCAAAAAGTCAAAGACAACATCATCTCAATCTTTATCGGCATATTTGCGCTGGTCTGGCTATTTCCAATTGTCTGGACCCTGTTTTCATCGCTTCGCCCATACAAGGAAATACGTCTAAACGGTTTGCTTTCGTGGCCACAGCAGTTGAACCTCGACAACTACGGCGAGGCGATCAGCCGCATGGAGCTGCCAACTTACTTCTGGAACACCGCGATGATTACTGTGCCTGCGGTATTCCTGACTTTGCTATTTGGTTCGCTAATGGCATTCGTTGTAACTCGCTACAGCTTCAAGTTCAACGTAGCCATGTTGCTATTGTTCACCGCCGGCAACATGCTTCCTGCGCAGCTGGTCTTCATCCCAGTGTTCAAGATGTATTTAGCCTTCGGTGACTTGGTTGGCGACCGTCGAGTTCTCTACGACAACCCTTGGGGTGTTGTGCTAATCCACGTGGCCTTCCAGATGGGTTTCGCAACCTTCGTGCTTTCTTCATACATGAAGACCATCCCGAAAGAGATTTCTGAGTCGGCGCAGGTAGACGGCGCATCGGTTTTCACCCACTTCTTCCGGGTGATGTTGCCACTACTTCGCCCACCGCTAGCATCGCTCGGTGTGCTAATGACCACCTGGATTTACAACGACTTCTTCTGGGCTTTGGTGCTTATGTCGACAGACAGTAAGCGACCAATCACCTCGGCTCTGGGTCGATTGCAGGGTGAATTCGTCACCGACTACAACCTGTTAGCGGCCGGTGCGATGATCGCGGCAATCCCGACCCTGGTGGTGTTCTTCATCTTGCGCAAGCAGTTCGTTTCAGGTCTAACCTTGGGCGCAACCAAGGGCTAG
- a CDS encoding carbohydrate ABC transporter permease, whose translation MKTTATNQETARRRRTFSAKDRLTLGVFIGIPTFFHLLLVWIPAILTIALSFTFWTGIRIEDIKWAGLDNYYNIFFETPRFWQALGVNVAWLLWFGLIATPLGILLAYQIDRQIRGHQFYQSAYYLPVVLSMAVIGIIWNFLLRPDGFINGLLGLPISEAISFFGDDKYNLWVLLIMGSWRHIGYIMLLYLAGLKAIDAALREAASIDGATEWQTFRKVIFPAMAPVNIIVIVITIIESLRAFDMIYIIYGGRGGVPILGVLVFENIAGEGASMKGAAYAVILFLLSIIPIIAYLRQQFKEDVR comes from the coding sequence ATGAAGACGACGGCGACGAACCAGGAGACGGCTCGTCGCCGTCGTACTTTCTCTGCCAAAGACAGACTCACACTGGGTGTGTTTATTGGCATCCCAACTTTCTTCCACTTGCTTTTGGTCTGGATTCCAGCGATCCTTACCATCGCTCTTTCGTTCACCTTCTGGACCGGTATTCGAATTGAAGACATTAAGTGGGCAGGTCTAGACAACTACTACAACATCTTCTTTGAGACGCCCCGTTTCTGGCAGGCACTGGGAGTCAACGTAGCTTGGCTTTTGTGGTTTGGCTTGATTGCTACCCCGCTGGGCATCTTGCTTGCTTATCAAATCGACCGACAAATTCGCGGTCACCAATTTTACCAATCGGCCTACTACCTTCCGGTAGTTCTTTCGATGGCAGTTATCGGTATCATCTGGAACTTCCTACTTCGCCCAGATGGCTTCATCAACGGTTTGTTGGGCTTGCCAATATCTGAGGCTATTTCATTCTTCGGTGACGACAAATACAACCTTTGGGTACTGCTCATCATGGGTTCATGGCGTCACATCGGCTACATCATGTTGCTTTACTTAGCAGGACTAAAGGCCATTGATGCAGCGCTTCGCGAAGCAGCGTCAATCGATGGCGCCACCGAGTGGCAGACATTTAGAAAAGTGATTTTCCCGGCCATGGCTCCGGTGAACATCATCGTGATTGTTATCACCATCATCGAATCGCTTCGAGCATTCGACATGATTTACATCATCTACGGTGGCCGTGGTGGCGTGCCGATCTTGGGTGTATTGGTATTCGAGAACATTGCCGGTGAAGGCGCATCTATGAAGGGTGCAGCCTACGCGGTAATCCTCTTCTTGCTATCGATCATTCCGATCATTGCCTACCTCCGTCAGCAGTTTAAGGAGGACGTACGATGA